A stretch of Arachis hypogaea cultivar Tifrunner chromosome 15, arahy.Tifrunner.gnm2.J5K5, whole genome shotgun sequence DNA encodes these proteins:
- the LOC140179399 gene encoding uncharacterized protein, which translates to MYMTPLELVFVDIWGLVPVISKSGFRYYISFVDAHSKYTCIFLLTNKSQSLVAFQNYKTFIENQTGQKIKALQTDLGTKFMSHAFTDFLATEGYDSNFKGYKCMAQNGKIYMARHVLFHEHTLSYQKLFSDTLGSDDSSKNNSNSGSQLKAPAFTIIDSTPPSMSSSNQATKSLSIGSDTGLQITSGPLHDTASPSHSGLDTDDSTSIHKNEEIRISECHPPSASHTNSPPNMIPISGIETSLPSISSTNAHLMTTRSKSGVFKLKALTIQQTDLLHNIPRTVAEALQCSYWREAMDKEFAVLQKCKTWELTEPPANAIIIGSKWVFAIKKNAKGDILRYKTRLVRQVFIKWKSISVYASTNIAALEECKKNSEICERGDASRSAREDVARHVAVFVPALVSDVDANRSVQEERRVAVFAPAPVSDVDGSRSAREDVTHPVTVFAPPRLL; encoded by the exons ATGTATATGACACCTTTAGAACTTGTCTTTGTGGATATCTGGGGGCTTGTTCCTGTAATATCAAAAAGTGGATTTAGATATTACATTTCTTTTGTTGATGCACATTCTAAATACACATGCATTTTCTTACTCACTAATAAATCTCAGTCTTTAGTAGCTTTTCAGAATTATAAAACATTTATAGAAAATCAAACTGGACAGAAAATAAAGGCTTTACAAACGGATTTGGGAACGAAATTTATGTCACATGCTTTCACTGATTTTCTTGCAACTGAAG GatatgattcaaatttcaaaGGCTATAAGTGTATGGCACAAAATGGTAAAATTTATATGGCTCGACATGTTTTGTTTCATGAGCATACTTTGTCATATCAAAAATTGTTTTCTGACACCTTGGGCAGTGATGATTCGTCCAAGAATAATTCAAATAGTGGCAGCCAGCTTAAGGCCCCTGCATTTACCATCATAGATTCAACTCCGCCATCAATGTCCTCATCTAATCAAGCTACAAAGTCTTTGAGTATAGGTTCAGACACTGGATTACAAATTACAAGTGGACCATTGCATGATACAGCATCCCCTTCTCACTCAGGCTTGGACACTGATGACAGTACTTCTATTCATAAGAATGAGGAGATCAGAATTTCAGAATGTCACCCACCTTCAGCATCTCATACCAATTCTCCTCCGAACATGATTCCTATTAGTGGTATTGAAACTAGCCTTCCTTCCATTTCTTCAACAAATGCTCATCTGatgacaacaagatcaaaatctgGAGTGTTCAAACTAAAAGCCTTGACTATTCAACAAACTGATCTACTACACAATATTCCAAGAACTGTGGCTGAAGCTTTACAATGTTCTTACTGGAGAGAGGCAATGGATAAAGAGTTTGCTGTTCTCCAGAAGTGCAAGACATGGGAATTAACAGAACCACCAGCTAATGCCATAATTATTGGAAGTAAGTGGGTGTTTGCTATAAAGAAAAATGCTAAAGGTGATATTCTAAGGTATAAGACAAGACTTGTTAGACAGGTTTTCATCAAGTGGAAG AGTATCTCAGTTTATGCATCAACCAACATTGCTGCATTGGAAGAGTGTAAAAAGAATTCTGAGATATGTGAAAG GGGAGACGCTAGCAGATCGGCGAGGGAGGACGTTGCACGCCACGTCGCCGTTTTTGTTCCTGCGCTAGTGTCTGATGTCGACGCCAACAGATCGGTGCAGGAGGAGCGTCGCGTTGCCGTTTTTGCTCCTGCGCCAGTGTCCGACGTCGACGGTAGCAGATCGGCGAGGGAGGACGTCACGCACCCCGTCACTGTTTTTGCTCCTCCTCGGCTCCTCTAG